In Streptomyces ambofaciens ATCC 23877, a single genomic region encodes these proteins:
- a CDS encoding type II toxin-antitoxin system PemK/MazF family toxin: MQRGEVWWADFDERRPIVLLSGDEPSGLQAIQVVAPAGVDISGLGVEVAIGAQEGLPFEGVLRFALPRPGLTPCTWLTTVAQDDLIERAGVLSCAKLSEVEEALHAAGQRRKWTPTTLARLHQIKDAHRAAGLE; this comes from the coding sequence ATGCAACGCGGCGAAGTCTGGTGGGCCGACTTCGACGAGCGACGTCCCATCGTGCTGCTGTCGGGCGACGAGCCCTCCGGGCTCCAGGCCATCCAGGTCGTTGCACCAGCGGGCGTCGACATCAGCGGCCTGGGCGTCGAAGTGGCGATAGGCGCCCAGGAAGGACTCCCCTTCGAAGGCGTGCTGCGGTTCGCCCTCCCGCGTCCAGGCCTCACTCCCTGCACCTGGCTGACCACCGTGGCCCAAGACGACCTGATCGAGCGGGCGGGCGTGCTGTCCTGCGCGAAGCTCAGCGAGGTCGAAGAAGCCCTCCACGCCGCCGGACAGAGAAGAAAGTGGACCCCGACAACGCTGGCCAGGCTCCACCAGATCAAAGACGCCCACCGCGCCGCAGGACTCGAGTAG